TACATAATTGAACAACAGCATCAATACCGcgaaaatcatcatcatcatcgtacaTACACCAACCACCGTCACCATAATGCAATTCGGATGCTTCATCGCAGTACCCCCTAAACTCGCTTTGCATAATTTTCATAGTCAGATTTGTGAAAGCTACCTCGTTTATCATGTTTTTAACACAAACCCATGATGATAGAACGGCTTCTTCATCATACCATGACCTTTTCAACAAAGCGTATAACAATACACAACCATTTGTACGAAGAAATTCATCAAGCTGTTGAACgtccaattttgggaaaatgaatCGAACCAACAATGCTAAATCATACCTACAAAGATCGATAGCTATCGACAAACGATTTTCTGATGGAGtaagattccaaaaatattccaacgaTGATCTACTGTGAGGCATGAAATCATCCAACCCCCATTCTTCCATAGGAGGCTCGGGTATCTTGATATGGTTTTCGAGAAAATCAATCCAATTTGCGAAGTGCGGATTATCTTTAAAATATCTTTCACACAGCGAGTCCGTCTTTTTCAATCCAAGCGGCCAAATTCGTATCATATCGTCTTCAAAACAGTACGTACACGCAATTAGAAACTTTTGATGGACATCAAATCGATCACAATGCATCATGCGTTTGGCAGTCTTCTCGTAATCAATGGTTCCGTTGTATTCGCATACAAAATCCTCGAAGTATTCCAAAACAGAGTATTGATTATCGTAGTGATAACGAAATATTGTTCCATGATGTTTCCATAGCCAGTAATTCATTGAAAGGCCAAATCTTTTAACATAGGTATCTATCATCGGATAAATCGTAGATGGCAAATCGGGAATCATGGTTTTCGATGAGATACTGCGATCAGATGGACGTAAGTCCTTCAACGAACCGCTCGAACGGTATTTAATTATTTCGCAGCGCCATATTTCTAGGCTAATGACGATCGCTGATAACTCTCTGAGGGGGACTGGAGTcggatgaaaaatatcgaacacGTCAGAATTGATTTCAGCCATTTTCGATTCTTGATTAAGAGACAATTTTCGATCCAAACCTGGAATCGTAAATAATGATGGAATTAATGCTGGGAAATGAGCAGATCACTTGACTAAAATATGGTCGAATGCTAGGTAATGGACAGATGAATCATGGTGAATGGCATTCACTTATACTGAATTAACATCAGTTATCAAAGCGATGAGAATTTAGCCTCCCAATTTTATAAGCAGTTTTCATCAacagattttgagaattttcatgaaacttatcaatcttctggagaaattttcaacaattctaaCGTATTCAGTATTCACAGACTATTCATCTTTTAAAACAGATTCATTCTGGAGTATTTC
This region of Planococcus citri chromosome 5, ihPlaCitr1.1, whole genome shotgun sequence genomic DNA includes:
- the LOC135846369 gene encoding uncharacterized protein LOC135846369 isoform X3, giving the protein MAEINSDVFDIFHPTPVPLRELSAIVISLEIWRCEIIKYRSSGSLKDLRPSDRSISSKTMIPDLPSTIYPMIDTYVKRFGLSMNYWLWKHHGTIFRYHYDNQYSVLEYFEDFVCEYNGTIDYEKTAKRMMHCDRFDVHQKFLIACTYCFEDDMIRIWPLGLKKTDSLCERYFKDNPHFANWIDFLENHIKIPEPPMEEWGLDDFMPHSRSSLEYFWNLTPSENRLSIAIDLCRYDLALLVRFIFPKLDVQQLDEFLRTNGCVLLYALLKRSWYDEEAVLSSWVCVKNMINEVAFTNLTMKIMQSEFRGYCDEASELHYGDGGWCMYDDDDDFRGIDAVVQLCIEIWNTAAENLKRSAVRDITSNNSLFKDIFTWLDPPLVTGELKFSLAVLSYATYEQRNAFWHYCWRDLIMEAWGEDLHEIMRLCLPNEDEITQFKENIVANDENILSTLRFSLAESSFYEVNGLARFLFPDIQAAINFKRRIGYYDYAFIDDAYDSYDDVD